A part of Geoanaerobacter pelophilus genomic DNA contains:
- a CDS encoding chitobiase/beta-hexosaminidase C-terminal domain-containing protein, with the protein MELSGKLQRFIYKTLIPSPLLALLLLCIFTGNVNASSFPGIAAGDAHTVALKSDGTLWAWGSNDFGQLGNGSNASSTMPVKVSNISNVIAVTAGYGHSIAIKSDGTVWAWGLNNSGQLGTGDTINSNVPVQVSGLNGVAAVVAGYGHSLALKTDGSIWAWGLNNKGQLGNNSTSNSNTPVQVATLTSGVTAIAGSRGHHAIALKNDGSVWAWGSNDFSQIGNGGATPYNTSPVNVSSNAIAISASAMTSVIIKTDSTVWAWGDNSSGQCGMDPYYDQTIFYPTQIAAITTAKVISSGDYQTVMLLADGTTMALGRNDYGQLGNHSSTPSYSPVVVNGPSGIFAISSGANHTSAIKDDGSFWGWGLNDRGQLGINNTDNMSWPVASPMGSLISPQVAAGYKHTLALKNDGTVWAWGLNDYGQLGNGSGNSSVPVKVENLSGIVAVTAGYDHSVALKSDGTVWSWGAGNRGQLGNGSTSASNVPVKASNLSGIKAIAASRGNHVLALRNDGTVWAWGANNAGQLGNNAAPIDSSSPVQITSLSGITSIAAGLNHSVALKNNDTVWAWGDNASGQLGQNPVSLPTSRVPVQVTTITGAIAVDAGDYHTTALKNDGTIWSMGLNTNGQLGNSSTTTTFSPVQATSLNGIKSISAGTSHALALKNDGSAWAWGGNSSGQLGNSSTTDSQFPIQISTLLQVKALSAGFGHSVATTLTGNVWTWGLNDSGQLGNNSLSGTTSPVKATDITLNIYTPATVASPPGGPYASPQTVTLTANGAIAIYYTLDGTTPTYPLSGTTQQYLTPIAVNSSSELKYFAIDIANNVEEVKTQSYIIAVPPVTTATPLGGVYTSSQSVTLSSDKPGSIYFTVDGSNPTYPLSGSTQTYSGPIAITTNTTLKYFARDNNGIQETVQSQVYTINTLPVTTASPAGGTYPAAQSVTLSSSKPGIIYYTVDGSAPTYPATGATQVFTGPISITTNTTLNYFARDNDGNQEAAQSQVYTINTLPVTTASPAGGTYPAAQSVTLSSSKPGTIYYTVDGSTPTYPPSGVTQTYSSEIIINTTSTLRYFSRDIDGNQEAVKTQTYTISTPPATTATPPGGTYLAGQTVTLTSSKPGNIYYTLDGSAPAFPVSGATQTYSGPITLNATTTIRFFARDTDGFQETAQAQDYTILQRLTVTVQGGSGSHVHSTPNPDINCSGSCSQDYASGTLVELTPSPSATDIFSGWSGSCAGTGTCTITMDSAQAAIATFATKQVISTPPKVASGHYHSLALKNDGTVWAWGQNNVGQLGDGSTTNNNTPVAVVTTSGLYGVSEIAAGLNHSVAMKPDGTIWAWGDNYYGQIGTGAATLGTQYNTPVEITGITNVIAIAAGEYHTLALKNDGTVWVWGRNNLGQLGTGDTNDRSVPTQLTGINGITAIAAKGNFSLALKSNGEVSAWGHNSYGQLGNQSYVNSESPVSVANLSGVIAIAAGYNHSVALTNTGKVMSWGENITGGLGNGTDQASNIPVLVTTLNDAMGVTAGYRFTAAIRSNGTMQSWGWNNRGQLGNSSNNDSWVPVSVSVISKIAAASSGVDHTIALNNDGSIYSWGANLYGELGTGNNSDSNVPVAVAPPLNLGTSSPITTANPSSGTYLTSQNVSLTANEPATIYYTVDGTTPTNPATGNTQVYTGPIAVNSSTTLNYFAVSTSSSLSESMKTSSYTINLVPVITVSPLGGTYTSAQSITLTSNKPGNIYYTVDGSDPTYPVSVTTQIFSAAIPINTTTTLKFFARDTDGNQGTVQSQLYTMNIPPITTATPGGGTYTSQQSVVLTANEAATIYYTLDGSTPTFPETGTTQTYSSPLVISTNTTLKFFSRDMDGNLESVQTLVYTMNIPPITTATPAGGTYSTPQTVSLSSNEAGATIYFTVDGSTPTYPVTGSTQIYSSPIAINSNTALKFFGRDIDGNLEVVKTETYTISIPPVTTANPLGGVYPPGQTVTLTSSKQGTIYYTTDGSTPTYPVTGSTLTYSSPITINATTTLKYFARDLSGTQEAVKTQTYTISTLPYTTATPPGGAYTSAQTVTLSTYAQATIYYTVDGTDPTSPASGSTQVYSGPIPISSDTTLKYFAVDPADNREAIKTQTYYITLPVLRKLTLTVAGGNNSIVSSTPAPDINCTGNCAQDYLSGTEITLTANYSPSDIFVGWTGACTGTASCTILMNSDQTVTATFAPIGAISTPPQLAGGYWHTLALKGDGTVWSWGNNMDGQLGNGSYLTSTVPVKISALQGVTAVAAGDYHSLALRNDGTVWSWGYNNYGQLGDGTDRQASNIPIMVKGLSGIIAISAGAGHSVALKSDGTVWTWGNNVDGQLGNNGGIKSNTPAQVAGISNVTAIAAGWLHTLSLKNDGTVWSWGYNAYGQLGNVLGTQVYWPEQVSGLTGITAIAAGGYHSVALKNDTTVWSWGKNSEGQLGNNSTTQNAFPVQASGVTNITSIAAGGNYTVALNTFGNLIIWGNDSYYSHPFIGSVDNSVAVQVSGISNITRIATGYYHTLTMDSAGAVNSWGFNNSGQLGNGTTTLSNAALPVVGLNVAATACYAKIATICYGSIAESYLAPPSAATATILAQNRIFNEPLNFTRDVNVTVAGGYDATFSSATGNSDLRGPSLIITSGSLTIGSNATITVFD; encoded by the coding sequence AGATCGGTAATGGTGGAGCGACCCCCTACAATACGTCACCAGTTAACGTCAGCAGCAACGCAATTGCGATATCTGCCAGTGCCATGACCTCAGTCATTATCAAGACCGATTCCACAGTCTGGGCATGGGGAGACAACTCATCCGGCCAATGCGGGATGGATCCATACTATGACCAGACCATCTTTTACCCAACCCAAATTGCAGCGATTACCACTGCCAAGGTCATTTCATCAGGTGACTACCAGACAGTAATGTTGTTGGCCGACGGCACTACCATGGCTCTGGGTCGCAATGATTACGGCCAATTAGGCAACCATTCCAGCACACCGTCATATTCACCTGTCGTAGTCAATGGCCCAAGCGGTATATTTGCCATCTCTTCGGGAGCGAACCACACTTCAGCCATAAAAGACGACGGATCATTCTGGGGATGGGGACTGAATGACAGAGGACAACTTGGCATAAACAACACCGATAACATGAGCTGGCCGGTAGCATCACCAATGGGTTCTCTAATCAGCCCTCAGGTGGCTGCCGGTTACAAGCACACGCTGGCATTAAAGAATGACGGGACCGTCTGGGCTTGGGGATTGAATGACTACGGCCAATTGGGTAATGGATCGGGAAACAGCTCCGTCCCAGTCAAGGTAGAGAACTTGAGCGGTATTGTCGCCGTTACCGCCGGCTACGATCACAGCGTTGCGCTGAAAAGTGACGGCACTGTCTGGAGTTGGGGCGCTGGCAACCGGGGACAGCTCGGCAACGGATCAACATCTGCCAGCAATGTCCCAGTAAAGGCGAGCAACCTTTCCGGCATCAAGGCCATTGCCGCATCCAGAGGGAATCATGTCCTGGCGCTAAGAAACGACGGCACCGTCTGGGCGTGGGGTGCCAACAACGCTGGACAGCTGGGCAACAACGCAGCACCGATCGACAGTAGTTCCCCTGTGCAAATCACCAGCCTGAGCGGCATTACTTCTATTGCTGCAGGACTTAACCACTCTGTTGCCTTGAAAAACAATGACACTGTCTGGGCATGGGGAGACAATGCTTCCGGCCAGCTGGGCCAAAATCCGGTCTCATTGCCAACCAGCCGCGTACCGGTTCAGGTTACCACCATAACCGGAGCTATTGCAGTCGATGCCGGCGATTATCATACCACGGCATTGAAAAACGACGGCACTATATGGAGCATGGGCCTCAACACCAATGGCCAATTGGGAAACAGCTCAACAACTACAACATTCTCTCCGGTTCAGGCGACCAGCCTCAATGGGATAAAAAGCATTTCAGCAGGGACCAGCCATGCATTGGCGCTTAAAAATGACGGCTCGGCATGGGCATGGGGCGGCAACAGCTCCGGGCAGCTCGGCAACAGCTCAACAACAGACAGCCAATTCCCGATTCAGATCAGCACCTTGTTGCAGGTCAAAGCTCTATCAGCTGGTTTTGGTCATTCGGTTGCAACTACCTTAACCGGCAATGTCTGGACATGGGGGCTTAACGACAGTGGCCAACTCGGCAACAACTCTTTGTCGGGAACCACCTCTCCTGTCAAAGCAACCGACATCACCCTGAACATTTATACCCCCGCTACAGTGGCATCCCCTCCAGGGGGGCCATACGCATCCCCGCAAACCGTCACGTTGACCGCAAATGGCGCTATTGCCATTTACTACACTCTGGATGGGACAACCCCGACATATCCGCTTTCCGGGACAACCCAGCAGTACTTGACCCCAATAGCAGTCAATAGCTCATCTGAGCTGAAGTACTTTGCAATAGACATTGCAAACAATGTCGAAGAGGTAAAGACCCAGTCATATATTATTGCTGTACCGCCGGTCACCACTGCAACCCCGCTCGGTGGTGTTTATACCTCCTCCCAGTCGGTCACTTTGAGTTCCGACAAACCCGGAAGCATTTATTTCACCGTAGACGGCTCCAACCCGACATATCCGCTTTCCGGGTCAACCCAAACATATAGCGGTCCCATTGCAATCACCACCAACACCACCCTGAAATATTTCGCTCGGGACAACAATGGTATCCAGGAAACGGTTCAATCGCAGGTTTATACGATCAACACGCTTCCCGTAACTACTGCGTCCCCGGCTGGCGGGACATATCCAGCGGCTCAAAGCGTTACTCTTTCATCCAGTAAGCCCGGAATCATATACTACACCGTTGACGGCTCGGCACCAACTTATCCGGCAACAGGCGCTACCCAGGTCTTCACCGGACCTATCTCTATCACCACCAACACCACCTTGAACTATTTCGCTCGTGATAACGATGGCAACCAGGAAGCAGCCCAGTCACAGGTTTATACGATCAATACACTTCCCGTTACCACAGCGTCCCCGGCTGGCGGGACATATCCAGCGGCTCAAAGCGTTACTCTTTCATCCAGCAAGCCCGGTACCATATACTACACTGTTGACGGCTCAACGCCGACATACCCACCTTCAGGGGTAACGCAGACCTACAGCAGTGAGATTATTATAAACACCACCTCAACCCTTCGTTACTTTTCCAGGGATATCGACGGTAATCAGGAGGCGGTCAAAACTCAGACCTACACCATCAGCACTCCCCCCGCAACAACGGCAACTCCTCCAGGAGGGACCTACCTAGCCGGACAGACAGTCACGCTCACGTCAAGCAAGCCCGGCAATATTTACTACACTTTGGACGGTTCAGCCCCTGCGTTCCCGGTAAGTGGAGCAACCCAGACTTACAGCGGCCCGATAACGCTCAACGCGACAACAACCATTAGATTTTTCGCAAGGGACACGGACGGCTTTCAGGAAACGGCCCAGGCTCAGGACTATACCATTCTCCAGCGACTAACCGTGACGGTTCAGGGGGGAAGTGGCAGCCATGTCCATTCAACCCCCAATCCTGACATCAATTGCTCCGGCAGTTGCTCTCAGGATTACGCCAGCGGAACATTAGTTGAACTTACTCCTTCGCCGTCCGCAACTGACATCTTCTCCGGCTGGTCAGGTTCCTGTGCAGGCACAGGAACCTGCACCATTACCATGGACTCGGCACAAGCTGCCATTGCAACCTTTGCCACCAAACAGGTTATCTCGACCCCCCCCAAGGTTGCCTCCGGTCATTACCACTCGTTGGCGCTGAAAAACGACGGCACCGTCTGGGCGTGGGGACAGAACAACGTTGGTCAACTTGGGGATGGGAGCACCACCAACAACAATACCCCGGTCGCAGTTGTCACAACTAGCGGCCTGTATGGAGTCTCTGAGATCGCTGCCGGCCTAAACCACTCGGTCGCCATGAAACCTGACGGCACGATCTGGGCGTGGGGTGACAACTACTACGGACAAATCGGCACCGGCGCGGCAACCCTTGGCACACAATACAACACGCCAGTGGAGATAACCGGGATAACCAATGTTATCGCCATTGCGGCAGGGGAATACCACACATTGGCCTTGAAAAATGACGGCACCGTCTGGGTATGGGGGCGCAATAACCTGGGCCAGCTCGGTACTGGCGATACCAACGACCGGTCCGTACCAACGCAATTGACCGGCATTAACGGAATAACCGCTATCGCAGCAAAAGGCAATTTCTCCCTTGCCCTGAAGAGTAACGGAGAGGTTTCTGCCTGGGGACATAACAGTTACGGCCAGCTTGGGAATCAATCATATGTGAACTCCGAATCCCCGGTATCCGTGGCCAACCTTTCCGGAGTTATCGCTATTGCCGCTGGCTACAATCACTCAGTAGCACTCACAAACACCGGGAAAGTCATGTCCTGGGGGGAAAATATCACCGGTGGCCTCGGCAACGGCACTGATCAGGCCAGCAATATTCCAGTACTGGTAACCACTCTGAACGATGCGATGGGAGTAACTGCGGGATACCGCTTCACCGCTGCCATAAGAAGCAACGGGACCATGCAGTCCTGGGGCTGGAACAACCGGGGCCAATTGGGCAACAGTTCGAATAACGACAGCTGGGTGCCGGTTTCGGTAAGCGTGATTTCCAAGATTGCAGCCGCCTCTTCCGGCGTTGACCACACCATCGCTTTGAATAACGACGGTTCCATCTACTCTTGGGGCGCAAACTTATACGGCGAATTGGGGACCGGTAACAACAGCGACAGCAATGTCCCTGTTGCAGTGGCACCACCACTCAATCTCGGCACATCCTCTCCGATCACAACCGCCAATCCTTCAAGCGGGACATATTTGACCAGTCAAAACGTTTCACTCACAGCAAATGAGCCGGCCACCATCTACTATACCGTTGACGGAACTACGCCAACCAACCCGGCAACGGGTAATACCCAAGTTTACACCGGACCGATTGCCGTCAACAGCTCAACAACCCTCAACTATTTTGCGGTTTCGACATCCTCTTCACTCAGCGAAAGCATGAAGACCAGCAGCTATACCATAAATCTTGTTCCGGTCATTACTGTCAGCCCGCTTGGGGGAACTTACACTTCAGCCCAATCGATAACCCTCACGTCCAACAAACCTGGCAATATCTATTACACTGTCGACGGATCAGACCCGACTTACCCGGTTTCCGTGACAACCCAGATATTCTCTGCGGCAATTCCGATCAATACCACCACCACCCTGAAATTTTTTGCCAGAGACACTGACGGTAACCAAGGGACCGTGCAATCTCAGCTCTACACCATGAACATTCCGCCGATAACAACAGCAACACCCGGCGGGGGCACATATACCTCGCAACAGTCGGTAGTGCTCACTGCCAACGAAGCCGCCACTATTTACTATACCCTGGATGGCAGCACGCCGACATTTCCGGAAACGGGAACAACCCAGACTTACAGCTCTCCGCTTGTGATCAGCACCAATACCACGTTGAAATTCTTCAGCCGAGACATGGACGGGAACCTGGAGAGCGTTCAAACCCTGGTCTACACAATGAACATCCCGCCGATCACCACGGCAACCCCTGCAGGGGGAACTTATTCAACGCCGCAGACCGTCAGCCTCTCATCAAATGAAGCAGGTGCTACCATCTACTTCACTGTTGACGGATCAACTCCGACCTACCCGGTTACCGGCTCAACACAGATATACAGCTCGCCGATCGCCATTAACAGCAATACCGCCCTCAAGTTTTTTGGACGGGACATTGACGGCAATCTGGAAGTCGTCAAGACTGAGACCTACACCATTAGCATCCCACCAGTAACAACAGCAAACCCGCTTGGCGGGGTCTATCCCCCGGGCCAGACTGTGACTCTTACGTCCAGCAAGCAAGGAACTATTTATTATACAACTGACGGTTCGACGCCGACCTACCCGGTTACCGGCTCAACCCTTACATACAGCAGCCCCATTACCATTAACGCCACTACTACCCTGAAATATTTCGCTCGAGATCTCAGCGGCACTCAGGAGGCGGTCAAGACTCAGACCTATACCATTAGCACCCTGCCATATACAACCGCTACCCCTCCCGGCGGAGCATATACCTCTGCCCAGACAGTCACGCTCTCCACTTACGCTCAAGCAACCATCTACTATACTGTCGATGGCACCGATCCGACCTCGCCGGCGAGCGGGTCAACCCAGGTTTACTCCGGCCCCATCCCAATCAGCAGCGACACAACCCTTAAATATTTTGCCGTAGACCCAGCCGACAACCGCGAAGCGATCAAAACCCAGACTTACTACATCACTCTCCCGGTCCTTCGTAAGCTGACCCTTACTGTTGCCGGTGGCAACAACAGTATAGTGTCTTCAACTCCAGCACCGGATATAAACTGCACTGGCAACTGCGCTCAAGACTATCTGAGCGGTACTGAAATCACACTTACCGCAAACTACTCCCCGTCCGACATCTTTGTCGGCTGGACAGGCGCCTGCACCGGAACAGCCTCCTGTACCATCCTCATGAACTCAGACCAAACGGTTACGGCGACCTTTGCTCCTATCGGCGCAATATCGACACCGCCCCAGCTTGCTGGCGGATACTGGCACACTCTAGCGCTGAAGGGGGACGGTACTGTCTGGAGTTGGGGGAACAACATGGATGGGCAGCTGGGGAACGGCAGCTACCTCACCAGCACTGTTCCCGTGAAAATAAGCGCGCTCCAGGGAGTAACGGCAGTCGCTGCAGGCGACTACCACTCCTTGGCACTGAGAAATGACGGAACGGTATGGTCCTGGGGGTATAATAATTACGGCCAGTTGGGTGACGGCACAGACCGGCAGGCAAGCAACATCCCGATAATGGTCAAGGGCCTTTCCGGTATCATTGCCATATCAGCTGGAGCGGGCCACTCGGTAGCACTCAAGAGCGACGGGACTGTGTGGACTTGGGGGAACAACGTAGACGGCCAACTAGGAAATAATGGTGGCATTAAAAGCAACACGCCGGCTCAGGTTGCTGGAATAAGCAACGTCACGGCCATTGCTGCCGGCTGGCTGCACACCCTCTCGTTGAAGAATGACGGCACTGTCTGGAGCTGGGGATACAACGCCTATGGCCAGTTGGGCAATGTCCTCGGTACCCAGGTATATTGGCCGGAACAGGTCTCAGGACTGACCGGCATCACTGCCATTGCCGCAGGGGGCTATCACTCCGTTGCCCTGAAAAACGACACGACTGTCTGGTCATGGGGTAAAAACAGTGAAGGCCAGTTGGGTAACAACTCCACAACTCAAAACGCATTTCCGGTGCAGGCCTCAGGTGTTACCAACATCACCAGCATTGCCGCCGGCGGAAACTACACAGTTGCCCTCAATACCTTTGGCAACCTCATTATTTGGGGGAATGATTCATACTACTCGCACCCATTCATCGGTTCGGTTGATAATTCTGTCGCTGTACAGGTAAGCGGCATTTCCAACATCACCCGAATTGCAACCGGCTATTACCATACCCTGACAATGGACAGCGCCGGGGCCGTCAACAGCTGGGGCTTTAACAACAGCGGACAGCTAGGCAACGGCACGACCACTCTTAGCAACGCCGCACTGCCGGTTGTCGGTCTGAACGTCGCGGCAACAGCCTGCTATGCCAAAATTGCCACCATCTGTTACGGCTCGATTGCCGAAAGCTATCTGGCGCCGCCATCTGCCGCAACAGCCACAATTCTTGCCCAGAACCGGATCTTTAACGAACCGCTGAATTTCACCAGAGATGTCAATGTCACGGTAGCAGGAGGCTACGATGCTACTTTCAGTTCAGCGACCGGCAATTCCGATCTACGGGGACCATCGTTAATTATCACTTCAGGGTCGCTAACCATAGGCAGCAATGCCACGATAACTGTATTCGATTAA